In Cupriavidus taiwanensis, the following are encoded in one genomic region:
- a CDS encoding PqiB family protein, whose translation MPDTDNQAPAGALPPSPPPPPPSPPTSGLPRPERRRRARWLPSLVWLIPIVAAVVGISLLMHTLASRGPEITVSFRTAEGLTPGKTAVRYKDVDIGLVKSVRLARDRSHVVATIDLTKDAENFAVADTRFWVVRPRFAASGVSGLETLLSGAYIGVDAGKSKESARDFKGLEVPPVVTTDASGKQFVLRASELGSLDIGSPVYYRRVLVGQVVAYQLDPNGRDLTLRVFVNKPYDKLVTADTRFWHASGVDLKLDAGGLKLSTQSLVTVLLGGVAFQAPDHTTATEAAAENTQFLLAGDQAEAMKEPEELAPTLAVLNFDQSVRGLSPGAPVDFRGVVVGQVRSIGIEFQREKRAFRMPVVVELYPSRMGFRERDVEDRERARKIIQGLLQRGMRAQLRTGNLLTGQLYVALDFFPKAAPAKVDLDAPIPEFATTPGTFDQLQAQVGDIVNRIDKVPFDQIGQDLRTTVATLNKTLATADKLVQQLNGDVAPQVLAALQDARKTLTAANGTLASDAPLQQDTRRMLQELTRTATSLRTLTDYLERHPEALLRGKPEKE comes from the coding sequence ATGCCCGACACTGACAACCAAGCCCCGGCGGGTGCCTTGCCGCCCTCGCCGCCCCCGCCCCCGCCTTCACCCCCTACGTCCGGCCTGCCGCGGCCCGAACGCCGCCGCCGCGCGCGCTGGCTGCCGTCGCTGGTGTGGCTGATCCCGATCGTCGCCGCGGTGGTCGGGATCTCGCTGCTGATGCACACGCTGGCCTCGCGCGGGCCCGAGATCACGGTCAGCTTCCGCACCGCCGAAGGCCTCACCCCCGGCAAGACCGCGGTGCGCTACAAGGACGTCGACATCGGCCTGGTCAAGTCGGTGCGGCTGGCGCGCGACCGCTCGCACGTGGTGGCGACCATCGACCTGACCAAGGACGCCGAGAACTTCGCCGTCGCCGACACCCGCTTCTGGGTGGTGCGGCCGCGCTTCGCCGCCAGCGGCGTGTCGGGGCTCGAGACCCTGCTGTCCGGCGCGTATATCGGCGTCGACGCGGGCAAGTCCAAGGAATCCGCGCGCGACTTCAAGGGCCTGGAAGTGCCGCCGGTGGTGACCACCGACGCTTCCGGCAAGCAGTTCGTGCTGCGCGCCTCCGAGCTGGGTTCGCTCGATATCGGCTCGCCGGTCTATTACCGGCGCGTGCTGGTCGGCCAGGTGGTGGCGTACCAGCTCGACCCCAACGGGCGCGACCTGACGCTGCGCGTGTTCGTCAACAAGCCCTATGACAAGCTGGTCACCGCCGACACGCGCTTCTGGCATGCCAGCGGGGTCGACCTGAAGCTCGATGCCGGCGGACTCAAGCTGTCGACGCAGTCGCTGGTGACGGTGCTGCTGGGCGGCGTCGCGTTCCAGGCGCCGGACCACACCACCGCCACCGAAGCCGCCGCCGAGAACACCCAGTTCCTGCTGGCCGGCGACCAGGCCGAGGCGATGAAGGAGCCGGAAGAACTGGCGCCGACGCTGGCGGTGCTGAATTTCGACCAGTCCGTGCGCGGCCTGTCGCCGGGTGCGCCGGTGGACTTCCGCGGCGTGGTGGTGGGCCAGGTGCGTTCGATCGGCATCGAGTTCCAGCGCGAGAAGCGCGCCTTCCGCATGCCGGTGGTGGTCGAGCTGTACCCGTCGCGCATGGGCTTCCGCGAACGCGACGTCGAAGACCGCGAGCGCGCGCGCAAGATCATCCAGGGCCTGCTGCAGCGGGGCATGCGCGCGCAGCTGCGCACCGGCAACCTGCTCACGGGCCAGTTGTACGTGGCGCTCGACTTCTTCCCGAAGGCGGCGCCGGCCAAGGTCGACCTGGACGCGCCGATTCCGGAATTCGCTACCACGCCTGGCACCTTCGACCAGTTGCAGGCGCAGGTAGGCGACATCGTCAACCGCATCGACAAGGTGCCGTTCGACCAGATCGGCCAGGACCTGCGCACCACGGTGGCCACGCTGAACAAGACCCTGGCCACCGCCGACAAGCTGGTGCAGCAGCTCAACGGCGATGTCGCACCGCAGGTACTGGCCGCGCTGCAGGACGCGCGCAAGACCCTGACCGCGGCCAACGGCACGCTGGCGTCGGACGCGCCGCTGCAGCAGGATACGCGCCGCATGCTGCAGGAGCTGACCCGCACCGCCACGTCGCTGCGCACGCTGACCGACTACCTTGAACGCCATCCTGAAGCGCTGCTGCGCGGCAAGCCGGAGAAAGAATGA
- a CDS encoding paraquat-inducible protein A: MTQPQRPPATRLARPRQLAREVVAELTDDDESKPLPQVPTASRLGLLSCHACDLVSPRTLEGAPCPRCGATLHHRKPDSLARTWAFLLAAYILYIPANMLPVMVTQSILGTQQDTILSGVIYLWLSGSHMLAVLVLIASIVVPLLKMAILTFLLLSVHFRSSWRIRQQTRLYGLVEVIGRWSMLDIFVVALLASLVRAGALATIIPGGGALAFGAVVVLTMLASLSFDPRLLWDSLEPDNARH; encoded by the coding sequence ATGACGCAGCCGCAGCGTCCGCCCGCCACGCGCCTGGCCCGTCCGCGCCAGCTCGCGCGCGAGGTGGTGGCCGAACTGACCGACGACGACGAGAGCAAGCCGCTGCCGCAGGTGCCCACCGCCAGCCGGCTGGGCCTGCTGTCATGCCACGCCTGCGACCTGGTCAGCCCGCGCACGCTGGAAGGCGCGCCCTGCCCGCGCTGCGGCGCGACCCTGCACCATCGCAAGCCCGACAGCCTGGCGCGCACCTGGGCCTTCCTGCTGGCCGCCTACATCCTCTATATTCCCGCCAACATGCTGCCGGTGATGGTGACGCAGTCCATCCTCGGCACGCAGCAGGACACCATCCTGTCGGGCGTGATCTACCTGTGGCTGTCCGGCTCGCACATGCTGGCCGTGCTGGTGCTGATCGCCAGCATCGTCGTGCCGCTGCTGAAGATGGCGATCCTGACCTTCCTGCTGCTGTCGGTGCATTTCCGCTCGAGCTGGCGGATCCGGCAGCAGACCCGGCTGTACGGGCTGGTGGAGGTGATCGGCCGCTGGTCGATGCTCGATATTTTCGTGGTGGCGCTGCTGGCCTCGCTGGTGCGGGCCGGGGCGCTGGCCACCATCATCCCCGGCGGCGGCGCGCTCGCCTTCGGCGCGGTCGTGGTGCTGACCATGCTGGCCTCGCTCAGCTTCGACCCGCGCCTGCTATGGGATTCGCTGGAACCTGACAATGCCCGACACTGA
- a CDS encoding paraquat-inducible protein A has product MAAHDVPPVPPDTALPDTSPAALHRLVACEYCDAVYERTPISPGERALCLRCGGQLYRESRRHYHRLLPLVITALILFLISNAYPIVEMDLKGVRTQTTLLGAVQALYADQMALVAALVFATTILFPLSELLMMIYLLVPMAQHRMPAGFDRIVRGIRQTRPWGMIEVFMIGVLVTLVKLSTMARVLPGIALWSFAALVIVLAAMLSFDPRDLWRHLETPDDQAGAADGERR; this is encoded by the coding sequence ATGGCGGCACACGACGTACCGCCGGTCCCGCCGGACACCGCGCTGCCCGACACCTCGCCGGCCGCGCTGCACCGGCTGGTGGCCTGCGAATACTGCGACGCGGTCTACGAGCGCACGCCGATTTCACCGGGCGAGCGCGCGCTGTGCCTGCGCTGCGGCGGCCAGCTCTACCGCGAGAGCCGGCGCCACTACCACCGCCTGCTGCCGCTGGTGATCACAGCGCTGATCCTGTTCCTGATCTCCAACGCCTACCCCATCGTCGAGATGGACCTGAAAGGGGTGCGCACCCAGACCACGCTGCTGGGCGCGGTGCAGGCGCTGTATGCGGACCAGATGGCGCTGGTGGCGGCGCTGGTGTTCGCCACCACCATCCTGTTCCCGCTGTCCGAGCTGCTGATGATGATCTACCTGCTGGTGCCGATGGCGCAGCACCGCATGCCGGCCGGCTTCGACCGCATCGTGCGCGGCATCCGCCAGACCCGCCCGTGGGGCATGATCGAGGTCTTCATGATCGGCGTGCTGGTCACGCTGGTGAAGCTGTCGACCATGGCCCGCGTGCTGCCGGGCATTGCGCTGTGGTCGTTCGCCGCGCTGGTGATCGTGCTGGCGGCGATGCTGTCGTTCGATCCGCGCGACCTGTGGCGCCATCTGGAAACGCCCGATGACCAGGCCGGGGCGGCCGACGGGGAGCGCCGATGA
- a CDS encoding AI-2E family transporter: MSSGQLIEKIAAVFALIVLIGGSLLVLAPFTTALLWGAILAFSSWHPYTVLSRWLGNRRGLAALICVLLATVIVLGPFVYAGASFSAHLDDLAALVDRYMEHGVPQLPLWLSSLPYVGSYLQSSWDSLINADSEMVANLRKLIAPVGHVLLGAGLSIGAGLGQLALSIILAFFFYTGGEFAIAWLRAGMRRIAGERADHLLELAGSTVKGVVYGVLGTAFIQAVLAGIGLWIAGVPGAAILGFVTFFLSVVPVGPPLVWLPAALWLYHTGATGWAIFLVVWGVGVVSMADNIVKPLLISKGTGMPLIWIMLGVLGGALAFGFLGVFIGPTLLAVAYALLRDWTIGSQGELQRDLQQGAALAHAPAPAKPTAPAVVDNPDVPPAATGKRSG, from the coding sequence ATGAGTTCCGGCCAGTTGATCGAAAAAATCGCCGCCGTTTTCGCGCTGATCGTGCTGATCGGCGGCTCGCTGCTGGTTCTGGCGCCGTTCACCACGGCTCTGCTGTGGGGCGCGATTCTGGCATTCAGCTCCTGGCACCCCTACACCGTGCTGTCGCGCTGGCTCGGCAACCGGCGCGGCCTGGCTGCGCTGATCTGCGTGCTGCTGGCCACGGTGATCGTGCTGGGTCCGTTCGTCTATGCCGGCGCCAGCTTCTCCGCGCACCTGGATGACCTCGCCGCGCTGGTCGACCGCTATATGGAGCATGGGGTGCCGCAGCTGCCGTTGTGGCTGAGCAGCCTGCCCTATGTCGGCAGCTACCTGCAAAGCTCGTGGGACAGCCTGATCAATGCCGATTCCGAGATGGTCGCCAACCTGCGCAAGCTGATCGCGCCGGTGGGGCATGTGCTGCTGGGGGCGGGGCTGTCGATCGGGGCGGGCCTGGGCCAGCTGGCGCTGTCGATCATCCTGGCGTTCTTCTTCTATACCGGCGGCGAGTTCGCCATTGCCTGGCTGCGCGCGGGCATGCGCCGCATCGCCGGCGAGCGCGCCGACCACCTGCTGGAGCTGGCGGGCAGCACCGTCAAGGGCGTGGTCTATGGCGTGCTGGGCACGGCCTTTATCCAGGCCGTGCTGGCCGGCATCGGGCTGTGGATCGCGGGCGTGCCGGGGGCGGCCATCCTCGGCTTCGTGACCTTCTTCCTGTCGGTGGTGCCGGTCGGACCGCCGCTGGTGTGGCTGCCGGCGGCGCTGTGGCTGTACCACACCGGCGCCACCGGCTGGGCCATCTTCCTGGTGGTGTGGGGCGTGGGCGTGGTCAGCATGGCCGACAACATCGTCAAGCCGCTGCTGATCAGCAAGGGCACCGGCATGCCGCTGATCTGGATCATGCTGGGCGTGCTCGGCGGCGCGCTGGCGTTCGGCTTCCTGGGCGTGTTCATCGGCCCGACGCTGCTGGCGGTGGCCTATGCCCTGCTGCGCGACTGGACCATCGGCTCGCAGGGCGAGTTGCAGCGCGACCTGCAGCAAGGCGCGGCGCTGGCGCACGCGCCGGCCCCTGCCAAACCGACGGCACCGGCCGTGGTCGACAACCCCGATGTGCCGCCGGCCGCCACCGGCAAGCGATCCGGCTGA
- a CDS encoding HPP family protein: MPTAPVSALAHNARAWLRTFVPLPVAASRKERLKSCFGALLGLLCTEWISHQTLGGFNPWFVAPMGASAVLLFAVPSSPLAQPWSIIGGNLIAAVIGVACARWIPDPGLAAAVAVAIAIALMFQFHCVHPPSGAVAITAVFGGPAVSALGFGFVAVPVLFNSMLLLMMALAFNNLSRRRYPHRPPEPAVQHGTRDVPPSQRVGVTRADLDAALKVRGEFLDIEEDDLEQILVAAQLRAYRRHFGNVLCGEIMSRDVITVTPDQPAHEAGHLLSRHRIKALPVVDATRKLVGIVTQSDFFAAQRDTGARRLAGTVRNLMTHAVVTARPEQPMVELAQAFSDGGLHHAPVIDDQRRVVGMVTQSDLVAALLKSGVMAVPD; this comes from the coding sequence ATGCCCACCGCCCCCGTCTCCGCCCTGGCGCATAACGCCCGTGCCTGGCTGCGCACATTCGTTCCCCTGCCGGTCGCCGCCAGCCGCAAGGAGCGCCTCAAGAGCTGCTTCGGCGCCCTGCTTGGCCTGCTGTGCACGGAGTGGATCAGCCACCAGACGCTGGGCGGCTTCAATCCCTGGTTTGTCGCGCCGATGGGCGCCTCGGCGGTGCTGCTGTTCGCAGTGCCTTCCTCGCCACTGGCGCAGCCGTGGTCGATCATCGGCGGCAACCTGATTGCCGCAGTGATCGGCGTGGCCTGCGCGCGCTGGATCCCCGACCCCGGCCTCGCCGCCGCCGTCGCGGTGGCCATCGCCATCGCCCTGATGTTCCAGTTCCATTGCGTGCACCCGCCCAGCGGCGCGGTCGCCATCACCGCGGTCTTCGGCGGGCCGGCGGTCAGTGCGCTGGGCTTCGGCTTCGTGGCGGTGCCGGTGCTGTTCAATTCGATGCTGCTGCTGATGATGGCGCTGGCCTTCAACAACCTGTCGCGCCGGCGCTACCCGCACCGCCCGCCCGAGCCCGCGGTGCAGCATGGCACCCGCGACGTACCGCCGTCGCAGCGCGTGGGCGTGACCCGCGCCGACCTGGATGCCGCGCTGAAGGTGCGCGGCGAATTCCTGGATATCGAGGAAGACGACCTCGAGCAGATCCTGGTCGCGGCGCAACTGCGCGCCTATCGCCGTCATTTCGGCAACGTGCTGTGCGGCGAAATCATGTCGCGGGACGTGATCACGGTGACGCCGGACCAGCCCGCGCACGAAGCCGGGCACCTGCTGTCGCGGCACCGCATCAAGGCGCTGCCCGTGGTGGACGCCACGCGCAAGCTGGTGGGCATCGTCACCCAGAGCGATTTTTTTGCGGCACAGCGCGATACCGGCGCGCGGCGCCTCGCCGGCACCGTGCGCAACCTGATGACGCATGCCGTCGTGACTGCGCGGCCGGAGCAGCCGATGGTGGAGCTGGCGCAGGCGTTTTCCGATGGCGGGCTGCATCACGCGCCGGTGATCGATGACCAGCGGCGGGTGGTGGGGATGGTGACGCAGTCGGATCTGGTGGCGGCGTTGTTGAAGAGTGGGGTGATGGCGGTGCCGGATTGA
- a CDS encoding chloride channel protein, whose product MSSVMPVEKRDYAVNRRLLLLSVIALGIGALSTVAAAVLVNLIRFFTNLFFYQTLSLAERSPANHALGAWVIAVPVIGGLIVGLMARYGSDKIRGHGIPEAIEAVLFGKSKMSPRVAVLKPLSSGIVIGSGGPFGAEGPIIMTGGSLASLLAQYLHLTAGERKALLVAGACAGMTAIFGTPVAAVLLAVELLLFELRPRSLLPVALACAVAGFLRPLLFEAGPLFPLQTAAAGTPALLSCVLAGLLCGVLGAGLTLALYRTEDAFSRLPLHWMWWPALGGLVVGIGGYFEPRALGVGYDVIGDLLNNRIAIGIALALLAVKAVIWIAALGSGTSGGVLAPLLMLGAGLGVVLAPWLPGGSPQLWALVCMAGVLGSVLGAPLTAIVFAFGLTHDTEALLPLLLTTAVAYGFSVLAMKRSIMTEKIARRGLHIYREYSVDPLERAHVAELMTREVVAIDADLPVAEAMVRYFGEHAAHRAYPVVSEGRVLGMLERSAIRALAAGEVPPGLRCRDLLSAPAHVLLPGQTARAAAGSMAALSVARLPVVESAATMRLAGIVSLRDLLRPSGSVFHEESRRERLRGRAAA is encoded by the coding sequence ATGTCGTCTGTCATGCCGGTCGAAAAACGCGACTATGCCGTCAACCGCCGCCTGCTGCTGCTGTCGGTCATTGCGCTGGGGATCGGCGCACTCAGCACCGTCGCGGCGGCCGTGCTGGTGAACCTGATCCGCTTTTTCACCAACCTGTTTTTCTACCAGACGCTGTCGCTGGCTGAGCGGTCCCCGGCCAATCATGCGCTGGGCGCGTGGGTGATCGCGGTGCCGGTGATCGGCGGCCTGATCGTCGGCCTGATGGCGCGCTATGGCAGCGACAAGATCCGCGGCCATGGCATTCCCGAGGCGATCGAGGCGGTGCTGTTCGGCAAGAGCAAGATGTCGCCGCGGGTGGCGGTGCTCAAGCCGCTGTCGTCGGGCATCGTGATCGGCAGCGGCGGGCCGTTCGGCGCCGAAGGGCCGATCATCATGACCGGGGGCTCACTGGCGTCGCTGCTGGCCCAGTACCTGCACCTGACCGCGGGCGAGCGCAAGGCGCTGCTGGTGGCGGGCGCGTGCGCCGGCATGACGGCGATCTTCGGCACCCCGGTGGCGGCGGTGCTGCTGGCGGTGGAGCTGCTGCTGTTCGAGCTGCGCCCGCGCAGCCTGCTGCCGGTGGCGCTGGCGTGCGCGGTGGCCGGTTTCCTGCGGCCGCTGCTGTTCGAGGCCGGCCCGCTGTTTCCGCTGCAGACCGCGGCGGCGGGCACGCCCGCGCTGCTGTCGTGCGTGCTGGCCGGGCTGCTGTGCGGCGTGCTGGGCGCGGGGCTGACGCTGGCGCTGTACCGCACCGAAGACGCATTCTCGCGCCTGCCGCTGCACTGGATGTGGTGGCCGGCGCTGGGCGGTCTGGTGGTCGGCATCGGCGGGTATTTCGAGCCGCGCGCGCTGGGCGTCGGCTATGACGTGATCGGCGACCTGCTCAACAACCGCATCGCCATCGGGATCGCGCTGGCGCTGCTGGCGGTCAAGGCCGTGATCTGGATCGCGGCGCTGGGCTCGGGCACCTCGGGCGGCGTGCTCGCGCCGCTGCTGATGCTGGGCGCGGGCCTGGGCGTGGTGCTGGCCCCGTGGCTGCCGGGCGGTTCGCCGCAGCTGTGGGCGCTGGTGTGCATGGCCGGGGTGCTGGGCAGCGTGCTGGGCGCGCCGCTGACCGCGATCGTGTTTGCGTTCGGGCTTACCCACGACACCGAGGCGCTGCTGCCGCTGCTGCTGACCACCGCGGTGGCGTACGGCTTCTCGGTGCTGGCGATGAAGCGCTCGATCATGACCGAGAAAATCGCCCGGCGCGGCCTGCATATCTACCGCGAATACAGCGTCGATCCGCTCGAGCGCGCCCATGTGGCGGAGCTGATGACGCGCGAGGTGGTCGCGATCGACGCCGACCTGCCGGTCGCGGAAGCGATGGTGCGTTATTTCGGCGAACATGCCGCGCATCGTGCTTACCCGGTGGTCTCGGAAGGGCGCGTGCTCGGCATGCTGGAGCGCAGCGCCATCCGCGCGCTGGCCGCGGGCGAGGTGCCGCCCGGCCTGCGTTGCCGCGACCTGCTGAGCGCGCCCGCGCATGTGCTGCTGCCCGGCCAGACCGCGCGCGCCGCCGCCGGCAGCATGGCGGCGCTGAGCGTGGCGCGCCTGCCGGTGGTGGAAAGCGCGGCAACCATGCGCCTGGCCGGCATCGTGTCGCTGCGCGACCTGCTGCGCCCGAGCGGCAGCGTGTTCCACGAAGAATCGCGGCGCGAGCGCCTGCGCGGCCGCGCCGCGGCCTGA
- a CDS encoding Lrp/AsnC family transcriptional regulator, which produces MDATDQQLISLLRDNARTPVTALAQALRVSRATVQNRIAKLEQEGVIVGYTVRLRPEAEAHRIRAWMTVAVEGNKTRSVLQALRGEPNVQALHTTNGRWDIIAELRADTLEAFDRALDRIRLIDGISATETSILLSTYK; this is translated from the coding sequence ATGGACGCCACCGACCAGCAGCTGATTTCCCTCCTGCGCGACAACGCGCGCACGCCGGTGACGGCACTGGCGCAGGCGCTGCGCGTGTCGCGCGCGACCGTGCAGAACCGCATCGCCAAGCTCGAACAGGAGGGCGTAATCGTGGGCTACACCGTGCGCCTGCGGCCCGAGGCCGAGGCGCACCGCATCCGCGCGTGGATGACGGTGGCGGTCGAAGGCAACAAGACCCGCTCCGTGCTGCAGGCGCTGCGCGGCGAGCCCAACGTGCAGGCGCTGCACACCACCAACGGCCGCTGGGACATCATCGCCGAGCTGCGCGCCGACACGCTCGAGGCCTTCGACCGCGCGCTCGACCGGATCCGGCTGATCGACGGCATCAGCGCCACCGAAACCAGCATCCTGCTGTCGACCTACAAGTAA
- a CDS encoding dimethylarginine dimethylaminohydrolase family protein, with translation MIQTPTILLIEPTFYDVSYSINPWMDPAAWARDPHGMHRNATASFQALRDALGRAGFAVEVAPGAPGLPDMVFPANAAVVLDGRALLARFRYPQRRGEEAPFADIFGKLRERGLLDEVALLPEGCYQEGAGDCIWDAGRGHFWAGFGPRSSHEAALAVSRYFGKDVVALELATEQSYHLDVCFCPLSGGEVLYYPPAFSEAALRELRARVPARLRIEASADDLRHFSVNAVNLDNQVVMTRTTPHLRTELARRGYQLHEVDLSPFMLSGGGAYCMTLRLDRSSGGGVAAAAA, from the coding sequence GTGATCCAGACCCCCACCATCCTGCTGATCGAGCCGACCTTCTACGACGTGTCGTACAGCATCAATCCGTGGATGGACCCGGCCGCCTGGGCGCGCGATCCGCACGGCATGCACCGCAACGCGACGGCGTCGTTCCAGGCGCTGCGCGATGCGCTCGGCCGCGCCGGCTTCGCGGTCGAGGTGGCGCCCGGCGCCCCCGGGCTGCCCGACATGGTGTTTCCCGCGAACGCCGCCGTGGTGCTGGACGGGCGCGCCTTGCTGGCGCGCTTCCGCTATCCGCAGCGCCGCGGCGAGGAAGCCCCGTTTGCCGACATCTTCGGCAAGCTGCGCGAGCGCGGCCTGCTCGATGAAGTCGCGCTGCTGCCGGAAGGCTGCTACCAGGAAGGCGCCGGCGATTGCATCTGGGACGCGGGGCGCGGGCATTTCTGGGCCGGCTTCGGACCGCGTTCCTCGCATGAGGCGGCACTGGCGGTCTCGCGCTACTTCGGCAAGGACGTGGTGGCACTGGAGCTGGCCACCGAGCAGAGCTACCACCTCGACGTGTGCTTCTGCCCGCTGTCGGGCGGCGAGGTGCTGTACTACCCGCCGGCGTTCAGCGAAGCGGCGCTGCGCGAGCTGCGCGCGCGCGTGCCGGCGCGGCTGCGCATCGAAGCCAGTGCCGACGACCTGCGCCATTTCAGCGTCAATGCGGTCAACCTGGACAACCAGGTGGTGATGACCCGCACCACCCCGCACCTGCGTACCGAGCTGGCACGGCGCGGCTACCAGCTGCATGAGGTCGACCTGTCGCCGTTCATGTTGTCGGGCGGCGGCGCGTATTGCATGACCTTGCGGCTGGACCGCAGCAGCGGCGGCGGTGTTGCCGCGGCGGCGGCCTGA
- a CDS encoding ornithine cyclodeaminase has protein sequence MKNTVRTLFLDAADVARLVAAIGPQAAIVDLAAQVRQAFARWADFDKSARLASHSARGVIELMPVSDGSQYAFKYVNGHPRNAQHGMPTVMACGLLAEVETGFPLMLADLTLATALRTAATSALAARAMARPGAATMALIGNGAQAEFQVLAFHAMLGVREIAAYDIDPAATARLMRNLGGVPGLAIRRADSIGAALDGADIVSTVTADKTRATILTPDMVRPGMHLNAVGGDCPGKTELHADILRRARIVVEYEPQTRIEGEIQQLPADAPVTELWQVLAGHAPGRAAADEVTVFDSVGFALEDYAALRWLYAAAQAHRAGTAVELVAMPPDPRNLYGWMLAQAGGGDAARPVPRPQAVA, from the coding sequence ATGAAGAACACCGTCCGAACCTTGTTTCTCGACGCGGCCGACGTGGCCAGGCTGGTGGCCGCGATCGGCCCGCAGGCCGCCATCGTCGACCTGGCCGCGCAGGTGCGCCAGGCGTTCGCACGCTGGGCCGATTTCGACAAGTCTGCACGGCTGGCCAGCCATTCCGCGCGCGGGGTGATCGAGCTGATGCCGGTCAGCGACGGCAGCCAGTACGCGTTCAAGTACGTCAACGGCCATCCGCGCAACGCCCAGCACGGCATGCCCACGGTGATGGCGTGCGGCCTGCTGGCCGAGGTGGAAACCGGCTTTCCGCTGATGCTGGCGGACCTGACGCTGGCCACCGCGCTGCGCACCGCGGCCACCTCGGCGCTGGCGGCGCGCGCCATGGCGCGTCCCGGCGCGGCCACCATGGCGCTGATCGGCAATGGCGCGCAGGCGGAATTCCAGGTACTGGCCTTCCACGCGATGCTGGGCGTGCGCGAGATCGCGGCCTATGACATCGACCCCGCCGCCACCGCGCGGCTGATGCGCAATCTTGGCGGCGTGCCGGGCCTTGCCATCCGGCGTGCCGATTCGATCGGGGCGGCGCTCGACGGTGCCGACATCGTCTCGACCGTCACCGCGGACAAGACCCGCGCCACCATCCTGACGCCCGATATGGTGCGGCCCGGCATGCACCTGAACGCGGTCGGCGGGGATTGTCCCGGCAAGACCGAGCTGCATGCCGATATCCTGCGCCGCGCGCGCATCGTGGTGGAGTACGAACCGCAGACCCGCATCGAGGGCGAGATCCAGCAGTTGCCCGCCGACGCGCCCGTGACCGAGCTGTGGCAGGTGCTGGCCGGCCACGCGCCTGGCCGCGCCGCGGCGGACGAAGTGACCGTATTCGATTCGGTGGGGTTTGCGCTGGAAGACTATGCCGCGCTGCGCTGGCTCTACGCCGCGGCGCAGGCGCACCGCGCCGGCACGGCGGTGGAACTGGTGGCAATGCCGCCCGACCCGCGCAACCTGTATGGATGGATGCTGGCGCAGGCCGGCGGCGGCGACGCGGCGCGACCGGTGCCACGGCCGCAGGCCGTGGCCTGA